The following DNA comes from Anopheles arabiensis isolate DONGOLA chromosome 3, AaraD3, whole genome shotgun sequence.
TAAACatgtgttttaatgaaatttagaGCACAATTTGATAAAACATTGTTCTGTTCACGTTCATAACTACTTCCACAATGGATGCCTATATGTTTCAATGCACGTGGACGCGATTTATAGGAATTATCGAAGAAACAACACTGGCGTcggtttgaagcaaaactgatGAGAATGCCTTCTGCGGTGAACTAaccgacagaaaatatttatcgGGACTATTAGGAGACTactatttttaattgattctagtacatcatggcaattataaaaaaaaaaaacaaaaagcagtaCGACCAGTGCCTAGATATGaagatattcaataaaaacataccAAGTGTCCGTAATTTGAAGCATAACGGTAATTTCATTTCAGTTAACGAATATCGTCCGCAAGCTGGAAAGTAAAAACATCCCAGTTAGCGAAcatttacttacttacatTCTTATTCCATTTTCCTATTCCAATTGTACATTTGCTCTTAATTTGTTTATCCCATGTTCGATTTTGCACACAACTTtacatgaaattaaatgttttgtttggtttcttttttattggtgATGACGATTATCCCCCTTTCCCTTTCGCATATTCTTTTAGTAGAACTGGAAATGGGGAGGCTGTTCTGTGGACATTGGCTACGGCATGCGGTTTGCTAAAAAGTTTCTCGATGCCCGTGAAATCGAAAACGATAACCGGAGTCTAATGAACATGCACAATAACCGCGTAGGAAGAAAGGTAATTTAGAGcgataatttaaaatgaaaacaaaaactacataaataataataaaaataaccagTACATATTTATCATACATTGTAAACACTACACGTGTTATTTAAGGtaattaatatatatatatatatatatatatatatatatatatatatatatatatctatatatatatatatatatatatatatatatatatatatatatatatactatatatactatatatatatatgttatactatatataaatatatatatatatataagcataagttaaattaaaatgcaacATATACTATGAGTTGTACCGTTCTACTTTATGTTCGACTATTGTTCATTTTATGTTCATTTTATTGTAGCTGATCATGTCATGGCTTGCATGAGTGAGTTGTTacaaaactgttttgtttgaataatccCACACTCAGAAAGTGGCAAAATCTGGTAAACAGCATTAAGTAAttcaaaaatcatttcaaattaaGCTGTactaaatattaaaacaagtATAACTCGTCAAAGTCATACAGCCGCCGTCTAGTATAGCGAAAACAGTCTACTAACATGTAGCATCATAATCTCGTGTAACGGTAGCACCATGGAGTCCTAATACTAGGGCTCAATGAGGAAAGGTGAGctaaaaaaatgattcaaattgaTAGGAGACGAGATGGGGAAATATATTCTTGcagtttttaagtactttggGTTCCAGTTCTGAGAAAATGTACTTAAAAAGTACCACAAGTTTCAAGGTCAGTCGAGCGGGAGAACATACTGAGCATTGTCATTTGCCCAAAACACCAAACCTGCTGAAACTATACTGatgaaacgatttttttagtgtgcatatatatttatatatatatatatatatatatatatatatatatatatatatatatatatataagttaaattaaaatgcaacATATACTATGAGTTGTACCGTTCTACTTTATGTTCGACTAATTTTActacattttttaatttaaatttagtaTTGATGTTATATGTTTAACAATATAGAGCAATTTTGGTATGTCGATTATACTTGACTAAAGatttgtatcattttttaatcTACTTATAGCTAGTAAAGTTACTGCTACGAACAGAATGTAAGTGCCACGGCGTAAGTGGTTCCTGCGCGATGAAAACTTGCTGGAAAAGTTTGCCTTCGTTTCATGTTATTGGCGATGCCATGATGAAGAAATATCGCAAAGCCAAACTTGTTCACGGTATTAACATTAGAAATAATCAACCGCAACTCGTGTTGAAACGGTATGTTTGTGATATGATTATAACATTTTCGTTAGTGTTAAGTTATGATACTAATCCATATATTTCATTGATAGAAAAATGAACAAACCGTTGCTCAAAAATGGGAAGACACTGGGTGACAGTCAAATTCCAAAGAGAACTGAATTGGTTTATCTGGAGCCTTCGCCTAACTATTGCGAGCGTAATATCAGTATTGGAGTACTCGGTACAGCCGATCGAAATTGCAACCGCACTTCGCAATCCATAGATCATTGTGATCTACTGTGCTGTGGACGAGGCTACAACACCCATCAGATCGAACGAACCTGGCAGTGTAATTGTAAGTTTAAATGGTGCTGCACGGTTACATGCGATGTATGTTCAGAGCGAAAGGAAGCATACActtgtaaataaaatatgatcaTAATGTTCACTAAATAAATTCACTGTCTATAGATAGACGAATCctttgtttgttattgtgtATAAAACCTAGATTAGGGGTACTGGGGGTAGTTTCGACACCGGTTTACCCATGATTGCAATACTTTTTCCAATGTAAACTTACTAGTAGACACCGAAAAAGGTTTTTTGATTCAGTATGTATCATCTTACGAGAAACTACGGATCCTGGATTTtttgataacattttgataaaaataaaaaaagtgtgtgttgcaTCAAGACTGAACTGCGGGGGAGATCGGCACTATGGCATGCATGGGGTAAAATCGACAGCTTGTGGGGTGATATCGACACATTGATtataacttttaaaataacaaattctGATACAGTctgaacttcgattccctgccaactattgaatatgtacTTTTTAGTTGGCtcgtttttccatacaaaaaattcTGAAGTTTTTCTCAGCAagccatgagatttttgtgaatttttcaaaaatcggGTTTTCTATACAAACCAAAGGGAGTGTATATATCAGGTAGGCTTATGGTGTTCTTCCTCACTAATACATCGAGACACAATTCGACAGTTTGttccataaaaaaatctactATGTCTTGAAGTTTAAACGGTATCTCGCAGTAATGGTATGTGGTTTTACTCAGGCGTAGCACGAAGAAAGAAGCCAAAAAAACTTACGTGGCAGCCAGCTCTTGGATTAAAACGAAGATTTGAAGGCTATAGATTCCAAAAAGAACATTTCCATCGCCAAATCTGATACATAGGCAACAATTATTGAATCCTTTCTACCAGCAAGCAAGAAACAGTGCACCAACCGAACCaaatataattttatattGAAAATGAGGAATTTATCAGAGTGCCTGAGCATATATTCTTTGGTCCTGTTCAATAGACCACCGATACATCTCAAATATTGagtaaaattgtgaaaattttGGATAGAGTTAGGAGTGAGCCCATAGAAAAATTATCAAAGCATCCAGTTTGTTATggatctaactgtcaaaccaggttttcttcctattttcgtttttagaCGTCAAATTGCACCGGATAAGCCCTCCTGGTATATCAAGTCACTTtgatacaaacgcatgctttttaattgaactgtcagccaactatcgagcggTCAACTAAAAAGCAAGCCAACTTCGTTCAattattgaattctgactgtagaCGGTTGTCTTTCATTGAAGTTCAACAAAGTATTTCgtttcaattttaataaaaaataactcaaaacatttttaacatatgcgaaagaaatgaaattatAAGCAAGAACAAATATTTCGTTACAAACAGCTTGGGACCAGACTCCATATAGTAGAAACTGGAAGATAGTATCTGGAATGGTTAACATTCTTCAGTATCTTCATGCAATCGTCttcttttttcataaattcGAAGGGtgctcaattttatttttctctgctAACTCAAAAATCAAAAGTCGAACATCGGTCAATGTAAAGTAAGCCTAAAATACGATCAAAGCCAtaacaatattaattttaataagcCTAAACCATATATAAAATACATGTTTTGAGTCCGAGTTTGGCAATCGTTCTATGAGATAATGATACAGTCAGTCGAAAAAGTATTagtctagctgaatattttgtagaaaaaagcgaattatggccgcaataggcATGGGTTACtaaaagtaatgatgaggtttgataaagggacCATCAATGCACACGTATTGctaaaaaaatcgtttcatCAGTATAGTTTCAGCAGGTTTGGTGTTTTGGGCAAATGACAATGCTCAGTATGTTCTCCCGCTCGACTGACCTTGAAACTTGTGGTACTTTTTAAGTACATTTTCTCAGAACTGGAATccaaagtacttaaaaactgCAAGAATATATTTCCCCATCTCGTCTCCTAtcaatttgaatcattttttagCTCACCTTTCCTCATTGAGCCCTAGTATTAGGACTCCATGGTGCTACCGTTACACGAGATTATGATGCTACATGTTAGTAGACTGTTTTCGCTATACTAGACGGCGGCTGTATGACTTTGACGAGTTATacttgttttaatatttagtACACCttaatttgaaatgatttttgaaTTACTTGATGCTGTTTACCAGATTTTGCCACTTTCTGAGTGTGggattattcaaacaaaacagttttgtAACAACTCACTCATGCAAGCCATGACATGATCAGCtacaataaaatgaaacatgaccCATCAATAAAATGTGATCCATATCTTTGCCTGATCTTATTGGCCATCATAAAATGCACTGATTTTTGggttatatttgatgttttggACATTCAACCGCTTCTTTCGTTAGATAAACGGTAAATGATGACTGCTTACATGATGGTTTGAGACACAATTAGTGTCAAAAAATGGCCAAACGCTGATCAAATCAAGGAATGAGGcctttttatgtatttttgttgcgtttgcactattttaatgtttattttttaccaatacgtgtgtattgatggtccCTTTATCAAACATCATTACTTTTGCCGCCCCATGTCTATCGCGGCCATAATTCACATTTTTCTACAAAATATTAAGCTAGACGAATAttttttggactgactgtagCCTTAATTCATCATTATATGCTCCTTGGTTTGTTGACATCGCGAGTTTTAAAGCTTTtaagatattttttattgagtgTATGCTTAGCTTGATCATTACGTGTGCCGTACATAGTTACGGGTCATCTGTAGAAAAATtacgataaaaaataaaatttgcatACTATAAATAATCATTACACAGTGATTTACATTAATACCAAGTGTCGATTTTACCCCCAATGGCCGCACAAATTTTGGTAACACTTTATACTACAtagtttaatataaaaattacacaCTAATTACAACTAATCAAAAGTCTTTATAAAAGAATAATATTAACACGAACATTataattttgttgaaataacGCCACAAGTCACAGAAGTAAAAATTTACATCGGCTGTCAATCAGAACCAccatgtgtttattttattttttgacagTTGACAGGATTCTGATCAGTAAAAAATTATCCAATATTCGAAacagttaatataaataaggTGTAccaagtttttttcttcaaaaagtTTTATAAATACTAAAACGGCAAGGTATCGATCTTAACCACAGTGTAGAACCAACCCTGACTTCccctactttttttttgcgtttcagCCGATATTGGCCGCGATTAGCATAGAGGCGTAAAAGATGCAGAATATgaaagaattatttttttatccatTGCTGGGCGATTAGTTGTGTATGATgtggaaacaaaaataaaattcaaatcaaaatatttaGCCTATgagataaataataaatataataaataataataaataaaagataaataatcaaatcatTATAATCTCCTTTCTATTCAAATGTTAGCTGTCGTCATCTCTGCCTAAAACAATGTGTTATGTATCAAATAGATTGCAAAACTTCCATTGATGTTCCGATCATCAGATTAGTCGATTATGCGTACGGTTCTGTGTATCCCAgtcgattccctgccaactattgaatatgtgctttttagttgccacgttttccatacaaaaaaaatccaaaattattctcggcagAGATTTTTGCGAATTTTTTAAAAACCAGTTTTCTATACAAACGCATGCCTCTCAATTaaactgtcagccaactatcgagcgttcaactaaaaagcatgcaAACTTAAAAGCTCTTATACTATACTCTTATTTATAATGACCATaggaaacataaataacatttttgaaataattgaaatgagcgaataaaagcaaaaaaaccgtTTAAAAATGACGGGTTAAAGCAATGGGGTCATAAAGCTGAACCTTTCGGCAAGAAACCTTGTGAAGCTTTAGACAGAATGTTTTATGTCATGAGCTTGTCGAGCGTTTGAAAGATTGCAGACTTATGTCACACGACCATCACACCAATATATGTGCAAAGTACTATTATAGCAGAAGGGCATGCGCAGACTAGATTGCAATGAGCAGCACTTTTTCATTGATTCTTTTCCTACCAGTTTTGTAGCGCGAAGTCAAAGATTTAGAGTGGTCGAAATATAGGACCTGGAAAACGGCATATCAAAGTGGTGTTCCTTGAGTGTAGGCACATTTGCAGACGTTTAGGTTTTACGGCTCTGTAATGTACCTTAACAGGTTGTAAATGTTGcgtataaaaatatgaaaaattaaatgttgcGTTATGCGTGAGGCACAACTCCATATTTGTCGTACGTGTGTCCGTGTCCAATGGCATGCCCATTAGGTTAACTGTAAGCGAGAAAAGTTACAGCTTAAAGAAAGCATTGCGTGCAATCTTTGTGCTAATAATGTTCATGGTAATGTGAAAAGCAGTGTGTTTAGTATCGAGTACAAAATCAGTGGTGGTCTCTGCTTACCGAATGCACCACTCGGTAATGGTGCTGACGAGCATGATAACAGGTCAAAAATGTTAGCAAGATAAGCATGCCGCTTGCTGCTCCAGTTATTTTTTCCTCACCGCGAACCGTAGTGCACCACCCTGGCTCTTGCCGCCATTTCGTTTTTCAATCCAATTGACAAACAATCTTTGGAGCATGTGTATGCAAGAGAGCTGAAGGAATATAAATCGGGTCGTACAGAAAGTGAATAGCATTCGTATTCGTGTGCCGTTACTCAATGGGATAAAGTGTCACAATACATACTAAGTTAATTTTCCAACAGCATATTGTTGGATCTATTCAGTTATATTCGCATACTACATTCTGCTGTGCTACAGTTTATCTAATCCTGAACCAAGTTGTTTGTTCCTACGTAAATTTGAGGTGCGTTAAATCCATTTTCACCCCTCATCGTTTGAAATTTCCTACCTTATTACTCTTCCTCATCAATATCATCAATATAATCATCGTCGCCATCATCTTTGTAGTCCTCATAATTCAGAACAAGGTTACCAATTTGAAAATAAGATTATTGTTTGAAATAACATTTCTATCACACGCGTTAGGAATTAGCGCAACacataaaaattgttttgaagcTTGAAACTGTGAAGTTTGTCCCTTCTCTTTCGTTGTCAGCATGGCATTgctattttttctttcattttatgtAAATAGCATTTTTATCAAATGGTGTGTATGTTATTTTTAGAATACGAGCTCAATAATATTATTTCTGTCCActtagattaaaaaaaaaactaatttctcCACAAACTCCGTTCTCTATCTGGACCATCAATTGCTCTCTATATGTTACTCATAGTTCTCTCTTTTCTCAgttcaattttccactctaACTCCGTCTTTCTCTTCTCTAAGCGCTTATGACTTCTCACACTTTTCTAAATCTTGCATTTTTTACTCTGCTCAGGATTCTCTTAAATTCTCCTATATTTTATTATGCTCCCTCTTTTCATGACTATCTCTCATTGTGTCCTTTCATGAGCACAGTAGAACATGCCATACATATCTAAGGAATTTTATACCAGAAGATCAATACTGCATGATTGTTAGAAGGAACGTGACGGACTTCTGGAGCCAAAAACATCCGTATAATATACGACATAAACGAACAGTTTGGTGTAGATATGTATGCAGTTCCTTACGAGTCTAGCCTCATTCATTGCTGGACTTTTACCTACTACACTACTGACAAGGATAGAGTACAACATAATCTTATGTTCTCCATTCAGGCTCGCTGCTGTGAGCAATATTGTGTAGGCGCCTGCGTGCTTATGTATGACACTGTGTTTCATAGAATTTCCTAGACAGAGCGTGGTTTTCATCAAAAATGCTTCACCATTTTTGTTGTCCTTGAATTAGTGTCCGAGCTTTCGGCATTGAATGTCAACTGACTGTTGCAGTCAATAAAATTGACAATACTCGAACAATTAATTTTTGCTACCCGATATAATTGTCgaattattcaacatagtGATTGTTTTAAGATCACATATCTTATAAGATCCCTTTTATATCTTTAAGATCCCTTTTTTGTATAAGTCTTTTGTTCTGCCCAAATATATGATTTTCATATTATTTCTTCGTTAATTCCATATTAAGTAGATCGGTGACTTGCTTTGAGCTTCATCTAGGCAATATATTTTATAGGAATTTATTCTTTCTGAGCCCATGCTTGCAATTTTCTTCTGAATGCTAATGAACAATCGTTTAGATTCTCATTTAAATTGACACAAATGTAATTGAACAATCAGACAACTCAATTAGAA
Coding sequences within:
- the LOC120901598 gene encoding protein Wnt-2 isoform X1; its protein translation is MRNVAATLFVILTVFKIRAAKCFVSTVLCSRMPGLTQTQRQICTESSDAVVSLASGQWIGANECQKQFHGHRWNCTHVWNTDMFGQIVVIGSREAAYTYAITSAGAVYSITTACAKGNITTCGCDMNQKIFSSSESENWKWGGCSVDIGYGMRFAKKFLDAREIENDNRSLMNMHNNRVGRKLVKLLLRTECKCHGVSGSCAMKTCWKSLPSFHVIGDAMMKKYRKAKLVHGINIRNNQPQLVLKRKMNKPLLKNGKTLGDSQIPKRTELVYLEPSPNYCERNISIGVLGTADRNCNRTSQSIDHCDLLCCGRGYNTHQIERTWQCNCKFKWCCTVTCDVCSERKEAYTCK
- the LOC120901598 gene encoding protein Wnt-2 isoform X3; its protein translation is MPGLTQTQRQICTESSDAVVSLASGQWIGANECQKQFHGHRWNCTHVWNTDMFGQIVVIGSREAAYTYAITSAGAVYSITTACAKGNITTCGCDMNQKIFSSSESENWKWGGCSVDIGYGMRFAKKFLDAREIENDNRSLMNMHNNRVGRKLVKLLLRTECKCHGVSGSCAMKTCWKSLPSFHVIGDAMMKKYRKAKLVHGINIRNNQPQLVLKRKMNKPLLKNGKTLGDSQIPKRTELVYLEPSPNYCERNISIGVLGTADRNCNRTSQSIDHCDLLCCGRGYNTHQIERTWQCNCKFKWCCTVTCDVCSERKEAYTCK
- the LOC120901598 gene encoding protein Wnt-2 isoform X2: MLAAKCFVSTVLCSRMPGLTQTQRQICTESSDAVVSLASGQWIGANECQKQFHGHRWNCTHVWNTDMFGQIVVIGSREAAYTYAITSAGAVYSITTACAKGNITTCGCDMNQKIFSSSESENWKWGGCSVDIGYGMRFAKKFLDAREIENDNRSLMNMHNNRVGRKLVKLLLRTECKCHGVSGSCAMKTCWKSLPSFHVIGDAMMKKYRKAKLVHGINIRNNQPQLVLKRKMNKPLLKNGKTLGDSQIPKRTELVYLEPSPNYCERNISIGVLGTADRNCNRTSQSIDHCDLLCCGRGYNTHQIERTWQCNCKFKWCCTVTCDVCSERKEAYTCK